The following are encoded together in the Gordonia insulae genome:
- a CDS encoding sterol desaturase family protein, whose product MSESVNTTARTSRRKVTLRSAFAEFVRHPSPWMISVFLVAAVVARVWIGGWGLADLLVPVVMAAVFPVAEWLIHVFILHWRPKRVGPITLDTLLARKHREHHNDPRDIPLIFIPWRALIPVLIAALFVGLVVFDSIERGLTFLVVLGLLGIVYEWTHYLIHTDYKPRSRLYRATWRNHRFHHYRNEHYWFTVTTSGTADRLLRTYPDPESVAKSPTAKNLHALDDAR is encoded by the coding sequence ATGTCGGAATCGGTCAACACGACGGCGCGGACGTCCCGCCGGAAGGTGACATTGCGTTCGGCGTTCGCCGAGTTCGTCAGGCATCCGTCGCCGTGGATGATCTCGGTGTTCCTGGTGGCGGCCGTCGTCGCCCGCGTGTGGATCGGCGGATGGGGACTCGCGGACCTACTGGTGCCGGTCGTCATGGCCGCGGTGTTCCCGGTCGCCGAATGGCTGATCCACGTGTTCATCCTGCATTGGCGGCCCAAGCGGGTCGGTCCGATCACCCTCGACACCTTGCTGGCGCGTAAACACCGCGAACACCACAACGATCCCCGCGACATCCCGCTGATCTTCATCCCCTGGCGAGCCCTGATCCCGGTGCTGATCGCCGCACTGTTCGTCGGGTTGGTGGTGTTCGACAGCATCGAACGCGGCCTGACGTTCCTGGTGGTGCTCGGTCTGCTCGGCATCGTCTACGAGTGGACGCACTACCTGATCCACACCGACTACAAGCCGCGGTCGCGGCTCTATCGTGCGACCTGGCGCAACCACCGTTTCCACCACTACCGCAACGAGCACTACTGGTTCACCGTCACCACCTCGGGCACGGCTGATCGGTTGCTGCGCACGTACCCGGACCCGGAGTCGGTGGCGAAGTCACCGACCGCCAAGAATCTGCACGCCCTCGACGACGCGCGATAG
- a CDS encoding FadR/GntR family transcriptional regulator: MPFEPIAPRSVPEDVYEQIVEGVLSGDLPAGDTLPSERELARMLGVSRPAVREALRRVAGAGLVSIRQGQGTRVLDPASSGGLDLLPRLLVRNGELDPAVARSIVEARALVGPKVAELAARRADHDAVAPMRDCVAHLAAESDPIAQQVIALEFWSRVIDAADSIAFRLMYNSLRAAYEPALPALAAVLEPEVGNVAGYGRVVDAIEDRRPTEAEDAARALLAPATEALLALCEALAADTSDGVNR; this comes from the coding sequence ATGCCGTTCGAGCCGATCGCACCCCGCAGCGTCCCCGAGGATGTCTACGAGCAGATCGTCGAGGGGGTGCTGTCCGGGGACCTCCCCGCGGGCGACACCCTGCCGAGCGAGCGGGAACTCGCGCGGATGCTCGGGGTGTCGAGGCCCGCGGTGCGGGAGGCGCTGCGTCGGGTCGCGGGTGCCGGCCTCGTGTCGATCCGGCAGGGGCAAGGCACTCGGGTGCTCGACCCGGCGTCCTCCGGCGGGCTCGACCTCCTGCCGCGACTGCTGGTCCGCAACGGAGAGCTGGACCCCGCGGTCGCGCGGTCCATCGTCGAGGCGCGGGCGCTGGTGGGGCCCAAGGTCGCCGAGCTGGCGGCGCGCCGCGCCGACCACGACGCGGTCGCGCCGATGCGGGACTGTGTGGCGCACCTGGCCGCCGAGTCCGATCCGATCGCGCAGCAGGTGATCGCGCTCGAGTTCTGGAGCCGGGTGATCGACGCGGCCGATTCGATCGCGTTCCGGCTGATGTACAACTCGTTGCGCGCCGCCTACGAGCCCGCTCTGCCCGCGCTCGCCGCGGTACTCGAACCCGAGGTGGGCAATGTCGCCGGGTACGGCAGGGTGGTCGACGCGATCGAGGATCGCCGTCCCACCGAGGCCGAGGATGCGGCGCGCGCCCTGCTCGCGCCGGCGACCGAGGCGCTGCTGGCACTGTGCGAGGCGCTGGCGGCCGATACCTCAGACGGTGTGAATCGGTAA